From one Acinonyx jubatus isolate Ajub_Pintada_27869175 chromosome B1, VMU_Ajub_asm_v1.0, whole genome shotgun sequence genomic stretch:
- the LOC106982061 gene encoding cytochrome c oxidase assembly protein COX18, mitochondrial isoform X1, with translation MLCQLGGRWLRPLPALQLGVRVPPLAPTSTGGIKHSALPAWAVASVSAVGSGGPGSWYEALATSAPVQGAEEVLLGVHTATGLPWWACIGLTTVALRGAVTLPLAAYQHYILAKVENLQPEIKNIARHLNQEIAIRANQLKWSKRAARLTYLKNMRRLVSELYVRDNCHPFKATVLVWIQFPMWIFMSIALRNFSTGATHSEAGFSVQEQLANDGILWFRDLTALDSTWILPISVGVINLLIVEIFALQKTGMSRFQTYITYFVRAVSVLMIPVAATVPSSIVLYWLCSSFMGLSQNLLLRSPRFRRLCRIPLTKSDSDTPYKDLFAAFYAKFISRT, from the exons ATGCTGTGCCAGCTTGGCGGTAGGTGGCTGCGGCCGCTGCCTGCACTGCAGTTAGGAGTCCGGGTCCCGCCTCTTGCGCCAACCTCGACGGGCGGCATTAAGCACTCTGCTCTGCCCGCTTGGGCGGTGGCGTCAGTCTCTGCAGTGGGCTCCGGCGGCCCTGGCAGCTGGTACGAGGCCCTGGCCACGTCGGCGCCGGTGCAGGGCGCGGAGGAGGTGCTACTCGGCGTGCACACCGCCACGGGCCTGCCCTGGTGGGCCTGCATCGGCCTCACCACCGTGGCTCTGCGCGGCGCCGTCACTCTACCCCTGGCCGCCTATCAGCACTACATCCTGGCCAAG GTGGAAAATTTGCagccagaaataaaaaacattgcaAGGCATCTTAACCAAGAAATTGCAATTCGTGCAAATCAGTTGAAATGGTCCAAAAGAGCTGCAAG ACTCACTTATCTAAAGAATATGCGGAGGCTTGTTTCAGAGCTGTATGTTCGGGACAACTGCCACCCTTTCAAAGCCACTGTGTTGGTCTGGATTCAGTTTCCAATGTGGATCTTCATGTCCATTGCCCTCCGGAATTTTAGCACAGGAGCAACACATTCAGAAG CAGGTTTTTCTGTTCAGGAACAGTTGGCCAATGATGGGATCCTGTGGTTTCGTGACCTCACTGCACTAGATTCCACTTGGATTCTGCCTATCTCTGTTGGTGTCATCAATTTACTAATAGTGGAG ATTTTTGCTCTGCAAAAAACTGGAATGTCTCGTTTTCAGACGTATATTACGTACTTCGTTCGTGCAGTATCAGTGTTGATGATTCCAGTTGCTGCGACAGTACCTTCA TCCATTGTCCTCTACTGGTTGTGCTCCAGCTTCATGGGCCTTTCACAGAACTTGCTGCTGCGTTCTCCTAGGTTTCGCCGACTTTGCCGAATACCATTGACCAAGTCAGATTCAGACACTCCTTATAAGGACCTCTTTGCTGCCTTTTACGCCAAGTTCATTTCAAGAACATGA
- the LOC106982061 gene encoding cytochrome c oxidase assembly protein COX18, mitochondrial isoform X3, producing the protein MLCQLGGRWLRPLPALQLGVRVPPLAPTSTGGIKHSALPAWAVASVSAVGSGGPGSWYEALATSAPVQGAEEVLLGVHTATGLPWWACIGLTTVALRGAVTLPLAAYQHYILAKVENLQPEIKNIARHLNQEIAIRANQLKWSKRAARLTYLKNMRRLVSELYVRDNCHPFKATVLVWIQFPMWIFMSIALRNFSTGATHSEAGFSVQEQLANDGILWFRDLTALDSTWILPISVGVINLLIVEIFALQKTGMSRFQTYITYFVRAVSVLMIPVAATVPSVIHCPLLVVLQLHGPFTELAAAFS; encoded by the exons ATGCTGTGCCAGCTTGGCGGTAGGTGGCTGCGGCCGCTGCCTGCACTGCAGTTAGGAGTCCGGGTCCCGCCTCTTGCGCCAACCTCGACGGGCGGCATTAAGCACTCTGCTCTGCCCGCTTGGGCGGTGGCGTCAGTCTCTGCAGTGGGCTCCGGCGGCCCTGGCAGCTGGTACGAGGCCCTGGCCACGTCGGCGCCGGTGCAGGGCGCGGAGGAGGTGCTACTCGGCGTGCACACCGCCACGGGCCTGCCCTGGTGGGCCTGCATCGGCCTCACCACCGTGGCTCTGCGCGGCGCCGTCACTCTACCCCTGGCCGCCTATCAGCACTACATCCTGGCCAAG GTGGAAAATTTGCagccagaaataaaaaacattgcaAGGCATCTTAACCAAGAAATTGCAATTCGTGCAAATCAGTTGAAATGGTCCAAAAGAGCTGCAAG ACTCACTTATCTAAAGAATATGCGGAGGCTTGTTTCAGAGCTGTATGTTCGGGACAACTGCCACCCTTTCAAAGCCACTGTGTTGGTCTGGATTCAGTTTCCAATGTGGATCTTCATGTCCATTGCCCTCCGGAATTTTAGCACAGGAGCAACACATTCAGAAG CAGGTTTTTCTGTTCAGGAACAGTTGGCCAATGATGGGATCCTGTGGTTTCGTGACCTCACTGCACTAGATTCCACTTGGATTCTGCCTATCTCTGTTGGTGTCATCAATTTACTAATAGTGGAG ATTTTTGCTCTGCAAAAAACTGGAATGTCTCGTTTTCAGACGTATATTACGTACTTCGTTCGTGCAGTATCAGTGTTGATGATTCCAGTTGCTGCGACAGTACCTTCAGTGA TCCATTGTCCTCTACTGGTTGTGCTCCAGCTTCATGGGCCTTTCACAGAACTTGCTGCTGCGTTCTCCTAG
- the LOC106982061 gene encoding cytochrome c oxidase assembly protein COX18, mitochondrial isoform X2, with protein sequence MLCQLGGRWLRPLPALQLGVRVPPLAPTSTGGIKHSALPAWAVASVSAVGSGGPGSWYEALATSAPVQGAEEVLLGVHTATGLPWWACIGLTTVALRGAVTLPLAAYQHYILAKVENLQPEIKNIARHLNQEIAIRANQLKWSKRAARLTYLKNMRRLVSELYVRDNCHPFKATVLVWIQFPMWIFMSIALRNFSTGATHSEGFSVQEQLANDGILWFRDLTALDSTWILPISVGVINLLIVEIFALQKTGMSRFQTYITYFVRAVSVLMIPVAATVPSSIVLYWLCSSFMGLSQNLLLRSPRFRRLCRIPLTKSDSDTPYKDLFAAFYAKFISRT encoded by the exons ATGCTGTGCCAGCTTGGCGGTAGGTGGCTGCGGCCGCTGCCTGCACTGCAGTTAGGAGTCCGGGTCCCGCCTCTTGCGCCAACCTCGACGGGCGGCATTAAGCACTCTGCTCTGCCCGCTTGGGCGGTGGCGTCAGTCTCTGCAGTGGGCTCCGGCGGCCCTGGCAGCTGGTACGAGGCCCTGGCCACGTCGGCGCCGGTGCAGGGCGCGGAGGAGGTGCTACTCGGCGTGCACACCGCCACGGGCCTGCCCTGGTGGGCCTGCATCGGCCTCACCACCGTGGCTCTGCGCGGCGCCGTCACTCTACCCCTGGCCGCCTATCAGCACTACATCCTGGCCAAG GTGGAAAATTTGCagccagaaataaaaaacattgcaAGGCATCTTAACCAAGAAATTGCAATTCGTGCAAATCAGTTGAAATGGTCCAAAAGAGCTGCAAG ACTCACTTATCTAAAGAATATGCGGAGGCTTGTTTCAGAGCTGTATGTTCGGGACAACTGCCACCCTTTCAAAGCCACTGTGTTGGTCTGGATTCAGTTTCCAATGTGGATCTTCATGTCCATTGCCCTCCGGAATTTTAGCACAGGAGCAACACATTCAGAAG GTTTTTCTGTTCAGGAACAGTTGGCCAATGATGGGATCCTGTGGTTTCGTGACCTCACTGCACTAGATTCCACTTGGATTCTGCCTATCTCTGTTGGTGTCATCAATTTACTAATAGTGGAG ATTTTTGCTCTGCAAAAAACTGGAATGTCTCGTTTTCAGACGTATATTACGTACTTCGTTCGTGCAGTATCAGTGTTGATGATTCCAGTTGCTGCGACAGTACCTTCA TCCATTGTCCTCTACTGGTTGTGCTCCAGCTTCATGGGCCTTTCACAGAACTTGCTGCTGCGTTCTCCTAGGTTTCGCCGACTTTGCCGAATACCATTGACCAAGTCAGATTCAGACACTCCTTATAAGGACCTCTTTGCTGCCTTTTACGCCAAGTTCATTTCAAGAACATGA